From one Lycium ferocissimum isolate CSIRO_LF1 chromosome 7, AGI_CSIRO_Lferr_CH_V1, whole genome shotgun sequence genomic stretch:
- the LOC132063106 gene encoding O-fucosyltransferase 20-like, whose amino-acid sequence MAVSKTNKKKQQCYIAVPSQIINSLSSSGLQSLLLSPKKRNPSFSVKLKLLLNNPRFWVLFLFVFGFVGMLRMWFHFETLVPFTPNPCGIFQEKSSFSNDQQVSQLSIGAVNVVKVEEGDEKSEFWKQPDGLGYRPCLDFSAQYGKTSLDIVKGRTRYLMVVVSGGMNQQRNQIVDAVVIARILGAALVVPILQVNVIWGDESEFSDIFDMDHFKEVLANDVRIVSSLPSTHVMTRPVEEKRTPLHASPEWIRSHYTRKLRRDGVLLLRSLDSRLSKDLPADLQKLRCKVAFHALRFSPSILELGNKLTERMRSKGPFLALHLRMEKDVWVRTGCLPGLSDEMDEMINNERKRRPELLTSRSNMTYHDRKLAGLCPLNALEVTRLLKALGAPKSATIYWAGGIPLGGKEALQPLTSEFPQFYNKEDLALSGELEPFAKKASLMAALDYIVSENSNVFMPSHGGNMGHAIQGQRAYAGHKKTITPNKRQMLQHFLNSSLSETEFNRIILDLHRDSLGQPELRKAGRDVTKYPVPECMCNSTKNHSSV is encoded by the exons ATGGCAGTGTCAAAGACCAACAAAAAGAAGCAGCAATGTTACATAGCAGTACCATCTCAGATAATAAATTCACTTTCTTCTTCAGGACTTCAGTCTCTGTTACTATCTCCTAAGAAAAGAAATCCTTCTTTTTCTGTAAAGCTCAAACTTTTGCTCAATAATCCAAGATTCTgggttttatttctttttgttttcggTTTTGTTGGTATGTTGAGGATGTGGTTTCATTTTGAAACTTTAGTTCCTTTTACACCAAACCCATGTgggatttttcaagaaaaaagctCATTTTCAAATGACCAGCAAGTTTCTCAGCTCAGTATTGGAGCTGTGAATGTTGTCAAAGTAGAAGAAGGGGATGAAAAGAGTGAGTTTTGGAAACAACCTGATGGGTTGGGTTATAGGCCTTGTTTGGATTTCAGTGCACAGTATGGAAAAACAAGTTTGGATATTGTAAAAGGAAGGACTAGATATTTGATGGTTGTGGTTTCTGGTGGAATGAATCAGCAAAGAAATCAGATTGTGGATGCTGTGGTGATTGCAAGGATTCTTGGTGCTGCTCTTGTTGTTCCCATTTTGCAAGTTAATGTCATTTGGGGTGATGAaag TGAGTTCTCTGATATTTTTGACATGGATCACTTTAAGGAAGTATTAGCAAATGATGTAAGAATAGTTTCATCACTTCCATCTACACACGTGATGACAAGGCCAGTGGAGGAGAAACGGACTCCTCTCCATGCTTCCCCTGAATGGATTCGTTCACATTATACCAGAAAG CTTAGGAGAGATGGTGTTCTACTTTTGCGAAGCCTTGACTCGAGACTTTCTAAGGATCTTCCTGCTGATCTTCAAAAACTTCGCTGCAAG GTGGCATTTCATGCTTTGAGGTTTTCGCCATCAATCTTAGAACTCGGTAACAAACTTACAGAGAGGATGAGGAGCAAGGGACCATTTCTCGCTCTGCATTTGCGAATGGAGAAGGATGTGTGGGTGAGGACTGGATGCCTTCCTGGTTTAAGCGATGAGATGGATGAGATGATAAACAATGAGAGGAAGCGAAGGCCCGAGCTCTTAACTTCACGTTCAAACATGACCTACCATGACAGAAAGCTTGCTGGTCTCTGCCCCCTGAACGCTTTGGAGGTTACAAG GTTGCTCAAAGCTCTGGGAGCACCAAAGAGTGCAACAATCTATTGGGCTGGAGGAATTCCTTTGGGTGGAAAAGAAGCCTTGCAACCATTGACAAGTGAATTCCCTCAATTCTATAACAAAGAGGATCTTGCCTTGTCCGGGGAACTTGAGCCATTTGCAAAGAAAGCATCACTTATGGCTGCTCTTGACTACATAGTATCTGAGAATAGCAATGTTTTCATGCCATCTCATGGTGGAAACATGGGACATGCTATCCAG GGACAAAGGGCCTATGCGGGGCACAAAAAGACTATCACACCAAACAAAAGACAGATGCTTCAACATTTTCTGAACTCATCACTCTCTGAGACAGAGTTCAACAGAATTATACTGGACTTGCATAGAGATTCCTTAGGTCAGCCAGAATTGAGGAAAGCAGGAAGGGATGTGACAAAGTACCCTGTCCCAGAGTGCATGTGCAATAGCACTAAGAACCATTCATCGGTTTAA